The following proteins come from a genomic window of Macadamia integrifolia cultivar HAES 741 chromosome 14, SCU_Mint_v3, whole genome shotgun sequence:
- the LOC122061081 gene encoding 60S ribosomal protein L10a-like: MSKLQSDVLREAIGQVMGAAKEKNRKFTETIELQIGLKNYDPQKDKRFSGSVKLPHIPRPKMKICMLGDAQHVEEAERMGLESMDVEALKKMNKNKKLVKRLAKKYHAFLASEAIIKQIPRLLGPGLNKAGKFPTLVSHQESLESKVNETMAMVKFQLKKVLCMGVAVGNCGMEEKQIFQNVQLSVNFLVSLLKKNWQNVRCLYLKSTMGKPYRVF; encoded by the exons ATGAG TAAGCTTCAGAGTGACGTTCTGAGAGAGGCCATTGGCCAGGTCATGGGTGCTGCAAAGGAAAAGAACCGCAAGTTTACTGAGACGATAGAGCTGCAAATTGGTCTGAAGAATTATGACCCTCAAAAGGATAAGCGTTTCAGTGGTTCTGTGAAATTGCCTCATATCCCTCGCCCCAAAATGAAGATATGCATGCTTGGAGATGCCCAGCATGTTGAGGAG GCAGAGAGGATGGGATTAGAGTCCATGGATGTTGAGGCtttgaagaagatgaacaaGAATAAGAAGCTGGTGAAGAGGCTAGCGAAGAAGTACCATGCTTTCCTTGCTTCGGAGGCAATTATCAAGCAGATCCCTAGGCTTCTTGGTCCAGGTCTCAACAAGGCGGGTAAGTTTCCTACATTGGTTTCCCATCAGGAGTCTTTGGAGTCAAAGGTGAATGAGACCATGGCCATGGTTAAGTTCCAGCTTAAGAAAGTTCTTTGTATGGGAGTGGCTGTGGGGAACTGCGGCATGGAGGAGAAGCAAATCTTCCAGAATGTGCAGCTCAGTGTCAACTTCCTTGTCTCTCTGTTGAAAAAGAATTGGCAAAAT GTACGGTGCTTATATCTGAAGAGTACAATGGGAAAACCATACAGAGTTTTCTGA
- the LOC122061196 gene encoding uncharacterized protein LOC122061196, with product MENSSFISCEKLDRMANWVGTNVASAFFASLERCSCINLSTNDIEDEEEAKDRPLMLTKPIVHEGPETNDVDKLPV from the coding sequence ATGGAGAATTCCAGCTTCATTTCTTGCGAAAAGCTCGATCGGATGGCAAATTGGGTTGGCACGAATGTGGCATCGGCGTTCTTTGCATCGCTGGAGCGGTGTTCTTGCATCAATCTCAGTACCAATGATATCGAAGACGAGGAAGAAGCCAAGGATCGCCCGCTGATGCTCACCAAGCCGATCGTTCACGAAGGCCCTGAGACCAATGATGTCGATAAGCTCCCCGTTTGA